Proteins encoded together in one Lathyrus oleraceus cultivar Zhongwan6 chromosome 5, CAAS_Psat_ZW6_1.0, whole genome shotgun sequence window:
- the LOC127083162 gene encoding xyloglucan endotransglucosylase/hydrolase 2: MASSIRINILVGVMIISSLLATCLANFNQDFDLTWGDHRAKIFNNGQLLSLSLDKISGSGFQSKKEYLFGRIDMQLKLVAGNSAGTVTAYYLSSQGPTHDEIDFEFLGNVTGDPYILHTNVFSQGKGNREQQFYLWFDPTKNFHTYSIIWEPQHIIFLVDNIPIRLFKNAETVGVPFPNNQPMRIYSSLWNADDWATRGGLVKTDWSKAPFTAYYRNFKATELSSNSFSDSKLQSNNELDAYGRRRLRWVQKYFMIYNYCNDLKRFPQGVPAECRRSRF, encoded by the exons ATGGCTTCTTCTATTCGCATTAATATTCTTGTCGGAGTTATGATTATTAGCTCCTTGTTAGCTACATGTCTTGCTAATTTCAACCAAGACTTTGATCTAACATGGGGTGATCATCGTGCTAAGATATTCAACAATGGTCAGCTTCTATCTCTTTCTCTTGACAAAATCTCTGGCTCTGGATTCCAATCCAAGAAAGAATACTTATTCGGTAGAATTGATATGCAACTCAAACTCGTTGCCGGAAACTCTGCTGGAACCGTCACTGCTTACTAC TTATCATCACAAGGACCAACTCATGATGAGATTGATTTTGAGTTCTTGGGGAACGTTACTGGTGATCCATACATTCTCCACACAAACGTGTTTTCTCAAGGCAAAGGAAACAGAGAACAACAATTCTATCTCTGGTTCGACCCAACCAAGAACTTCCACACTTACTCTATCATCTGGGAACCCCAACACATTAT ATTCTTAGTGGACAACATTCCCATAAGATTGTTCAAGAATGCTGAAACTGTTGGTGTTCCGTTCCCAAACAACCAACCAATGAGAATCTATTCAAGTCTCTGGaatgctgatgattgggctacAAGAGGTGGTTTGGTGAAAACGGATTGGTCCAAAGCACCCTTTACAGCTTACTATCGCAATTTCAAAGCCACCGAACTCTCTTCCAACTCATTCTCTGATTCAAAATTGCAAAGCAACAATGAGCTTGATGCTTATGGTAGAAGAAGATTGAGATGGGTTCAGAAGTACTTCATGATATATAACTACTGCAATGATCTTAAGCGATTCCCACAAGGAGTCCCTGCTGAGTGTAGGCGCTCAAGGTTCTGA